The Actinomycetes bacterium sequence TCCGGATCACACGAGTGCGTCAGATCCCACCAGTGCGTCAGGTGCTGTTCCACGTGAAACATCTTCCGCGCCGGCGGACGCCCGGAGCACCGGCCCGGCGCAAACCCTGGACCTACTCGGCCGCCTCGGCGGCGCCTCGACCGCAGGAGAGTTGGCCGTGACCGACGCCCCGGAGGCCGACCTGCCGAACCTGGACGACACCCCGATCGCCCGCGCGGCGGAGACCGCACTGCGGGTCCTCGCCGGCCGGGTGGGGGACCCGCTGCCCCGGCCCCCGCACACCAGGGTCCTCACGGTCGCGAACCAGAAGGGCGGCGTGGGAAAGACCACGACGACCGTCAACCTGGCTGCGGCACTCGCCCTACAAGGGGCGGAAGTGCTGGTGATCGACCTGGATCCCCAGGGGAACGCGTCGACCGCCCTCGGGGTGGAGCACCACGCCGAGGTCCCTTCCATCTACGACGTCCTGATCGACGGCCGGCCCATGCACGAGGTCGTCGTCGCCGTGGACGGGATCGCCGGTCTGTGGTGCGCTCCGGCGACCATCGACCTGGCGGGCGCCGAGATCGAGCTGGTCAGCCTGGTCGCTCGGGAGTCCCGTCTCGCCAAGGCATTGTCCGCGTACATGACGTGGGCGGCCGAGCACCGGGACAGCCGGCTGGACTACGTCCTGGTGGACTGCCCACCCAGTCTCGGCCTCCTGACGGTGAACGCCCTGGTGGCGGCGCCCGAGGTGCTCATCCCGATCCAGTGCGAGTACTACGCCCTCGAGGGCGTCGGCCAGCTGCTCCGCAACGTCGAGCTCGTGAAGGCACACCTCAACCCGGACCTGCACGTGTCGACCGTCCTCCTCACCATGTATGACGCGCGGACGCGGCTGGCCGCGCAGGTGGCCGAGGAGGTCCGCACCCACTTCGTGGACACCGTCCTGCGAACCACGGTGCCTCGGTCGGTGCGCATCTCTGAGGCGCCCAGCTACGGCCAAACGGTGATGACGTACGACCCGGGATCGACCGGAGCGCTGTCCTATCTGGAGGCGGCGCGCGAGATGGCCCTCCGCGGCGCGCCGGCCGAGCCGACTACAGTCTCAAGCGTGACTCCTGCACCATCGGCCACTTCGCTCACTGCGCCCGCGGTCGAGGAGGCACCCCGTGAGTGACCGACGTCGAGGACTGGGCCGCGGCCTGGGTGCTCTCATCCCGGCGGCCCCCGGGAAGGGCGAGACCGCTTCCACCGGCCCCTCGCCGGTGGACCTGCTGATCCCGGGGAAGGACGCCCCCGACGAGGCAGCGCCCGCATCCGGCGACGATGGCGCACCCGGCGTCGAGGATGACGGTACCGGCGGCCCTGGCGGAGCGGCGTCCGATATCGGCACAGCCACGTCCGCCGCGCCGGTGGTCGGGGCGCATTTCGCCGAGCTGCCGCTCGACGCCATCACCCCGAACCCCCGTCAGCCCCGCACCGTCTTCGAGGAGGAGGCACTCGCCGAGCTGGTGCACTCCCTGCGCGAGATCGGCCTCCTGCAGCCGGTCGTGGTCCGCCCGCTCGGAGCGGACCGCTACGAGCTGATCATGGGGGAGCGGCGGTGGCGAGCCGCGCAGCAGGCCGGGTTCACC is a genomic window containing:
- a CDS encoding ParA family protein, translated to MTDAPEADLPNLDDTPIARAAETALRVLAGRVGDPLPRPPHTRVLTVANQKGGVGKTTTTVNLAAALALQGAEVLVIDLDPQGNASTALGVEHHAEVPSIYDVLIDGRPMHEVVVAVDGIAGLWCAPATIDLAGAEIELVSLVARESRLAKALSAYMTWAAEHRDSRLDYVLVDCPPSLGLLTVNALVAAPEVLIPIQCEYYALEGVGQLLRNVELVKAHLNPDLHVSTVLLTMYDARTRLAAQVAEEVRTHFVDTVLRTTVPRSVRISEAPSYGQTVMTYDPGSTGALSYLEAAREMALRGAPAEPTTVSSVTPAPSATSLTAPAVEEAPRE